In Thermus antranikianii DSM 12462, one DNA window encodes the following:
- the rpsP gene encoding 30S ribosomal protein S16 codes for MVKIRLSRFGSKHNPHYRIVVTDSRRKRDGAYIEKIGYYDPRKTTPEWLKVDVERARYWLSVGAQPTDTARRLLRQAGVFRKEG; via the coding sequence ATGGTAAAGATCCGGCTTTCTCGTTTCGGCTCCAAGCACAATCCTCACTACCGCATCGTGGTTACCGATAGCCGCAGAAAGCGCGACGGCGCCTACATCGAAAAGATCGGGTACTACGATCCCCGCAAGACCACTCCCGAGTGGCTGAAGGTGGACGTGGAGCGGGCCAGGTACTGGCTTTCCGTGGGGGCCCAGCCCACGGACACCGCCCGGAGGCTTCTCAGGCAGGCGGGGGTTTTCCGGAAAGAAGGCT
- the ffh gene encoding signal recognition particle protein — protein sequence MFAKLAGRLQEAIDRLRGRGRITEEDLKATLREIRRALMDADVNLEVARAFVESVREKALGQKVLESLTPAEVVLATVYEALKEALGGEPRFPILKNQNLWFLVGLQGSGKTTTAAKLALFYKGKGRRPLLVAADTQRPAAREQLRILGEKIGVPVLEVQDGESPESIRRRVEERARQEVRDLILVDTAGRLQIDEPLMAELARLKEAMKPDEVLLVLDAMTGQEALSVAKAFDERVGVTGLILTKLDGDARGGAALSARHVTGKPIYFAGVSERPEGLELFYPDRLASRILGMGDVATLAEKVRAAGLEAETPKSAKELTLEDFLKQMQNLKRLGSFSEILAMLPGVGKALPAGVQVDDKAIKRLEAIVLSMTPEERKDPRILNASRRKRIARGSGTSVQEINRLIKAFEETKALMKSLEKNKGRGLMGMFRR from the coding sequence ATGTTTGCGAAGCTGGCGGGAAGACTGCAGGAGGCCATAGACCGCTTAAGGGGACGGGGCCGTATCACCGAGGAGGACCTGAAGGCCACCCTGAGGGAGATCCGTCGGGCCCTGATGGACGCTGACGTGAACCTGGAGGTGGCGAGGGCCTTTGTGGAAAGCGTCCGGGAGAAGGCCCTGGGCCAGAAGGTCCTGGAAAGTCTTACCCCGGCCGAAGTGGTGCTGGCCACGGTCTACGAGGCCCTGAAGGAGGCCTTGGGCGGGGAACCCCGCTTCCCCATCCTGAAGAACCAGAACCTGTGGTTCCTGGTGGGCCTCCAGGGCTCCGGCAAAACCACCACCGCGGCCAAGCTGGCTCTTTTCTACAAGGGGAAGGGAAGGAGGCCCCTGCTGGTGGCGGCCGACACCCAGCGCCCGGCAGCCCGGGAGCAGCTTCGCATCCTGGGGGAAAAGATCGGGGTCCCGGTCCTGGAGGTGCAGGATGGGGAGAGCCCCGAGTCCATCCGCCGCCGGGTGGAGGAGAGGGCCAGGCAGGAGGTTCGTGACCTCATCCTGGTGGATACCGCCGGGCGCCTGCAGATCGACGAGCCTTTGATGGCGGAGCTTGCCCGCCTCAAGGAGGCCATGAAGCCTGACGAGGTGCTCCTGGTCCTGGATGCCATGACGGGCCAGGAGGCCCTTTCGGTGGCCAAGGCCTTCGACGAGCGGGTGGGGGTCACGGGGCTCATCCTCACCAAGCTGGATGGGGATGCCCGGGGTGGGGCGGCCCTCTCTGCCCGGCACGTGACGGGGAAGCCCATCTACTTCGCCGGGGTTTCCGAGCGCCCCGAGGGCCTGGAACTCTTCTACCCCGACCGGCTGGCGAGCCGCATCCTGGGCATGGGGGATGTGGCCACCCTGGCGGAGAAGGTTCGGGCTGCGGGCCTCGAGGCCGAAACCCCCAAGTCCGCCAAGGAGCTCACCCTGGAGGACTTCCTCAAGCAGATGCAGAACTTGAAGCGCCTGGGCTCCTTCTCGGAGATCCTCGCCATGCTTCCCGGGGTGGGTAAGGCCTTGCCCGCTGGGGTCCAGGTGGACGATAAGGCCATCAAGCGCCTGGAGGCCATCGTTCTTTCCATGACCCCCGAGGAGCGAAAGGACCCCCGCATCCTAAACGCCTCCCGGCGCAAGCGCATCGCCAGGGGAAGCGGCACCAGCGTGCAGGAGATCAACCGCCTCATCAAGGCCTTCGAGGAAACCAAGGCCCTAATGAAGTCCCTGGAGAAAAACAAGGGCCGGGGACTCATGGGAATGTTCAGGAGGTAG